DNA from Deltaproteobacteria bacterium:
CTGGAGCGTCTTGTTGACGTTTTCGAGGCAGCCCTTGACGGTGAGCTTGTTGACCTCGTTTATCTCCGCCGCGCCGGCCGTGAGCGCAAGGAGCGAGCTCTGCAGTCCCTCGAGCTCCGTCCGCTCCGCCCCGTCGAGCCGCCCGATGACATCCGACAGCTTCACGCCATCGCCCTCAAGCCCCAGAGAACGCGCCACGGCGGCCAGGAGCCTGCCCCTCGCCGAGGCAGCCTCGGAGAGCCTGAGAAGCACCGACTCCTTGCGGCTCACCGTATCGAAGAGGCCCTTGTAGTCGCGCTCCATGAGGTTTCTCGTCTCGGCGCGCAGCGCCTCGTTGAGCTCCTTGTAGAGCGTCACCTCGCGCCTGAGGTGATCTGTGAGCTCCCTTACGGTCATGGCGTCAACTCTTGTCGAGGATCGAGTCCTTTATGGCCCTGCCTATCATCTTCTCGGCCACCTTGCCGGCGTCCACCTTGTAGGTGCCGCTCTGGACCTCGGTCTTTATGGCCCTCACCTTCTCTATCCGTATGTCGGGCACCCCTTCGAGCATGGTCTTTATGTTGCGCACGTCCTTGGCTCTCCGGGAAATGTCGACGCTGTCGCCCCGGGCCGCCTGCTTCGGGGCGGCCGGCGGCTCGGCGCCCTTCTTGCTTACGCTGCCTACATAACTGCTCGAACCTACTCCGGGTTTACGACCCCCAATCTTCATACCGTCCCTCCTCGGTTTTACTCGCTCCATCAGTGTGCAGGTCTTATCTCTACATCGGATGGAGAGCGTAAAACTTTAACCGGAACGGCTTGTTAGAAGGCGTAATATCAGTCCCCGCGGCCCCTTCCGGAAACGGCCGCCCTGCCCCGCGTCCCCGTGCCCGGGGCTTCCTGCGCGCCGTCCTCCCCGGCCGGCGCAAGCTCTCTCATGAGCATCTTTGCAAGGCCGAGTCCCCCGCCCCTCGCCATCTCGCGCGATATCTCCATGTCGAGCATGGAGGTGTATATCTCCTCGCCCCTGCCGCCGTGGAAGAGGCCGCTCTTTTCCACACCCTCGCGCATGGTCTTAAGCATCTGGTATATGAAGAGCGACTCGAAGTCGCGGACGGCTCT
Protein-coding regions in this window:
- a CDS encoding flagellar protein FlgN, with amino-acid sequence MTVRELTDHLRREVTLYKELNEALRAETRNLMERDYKGLFDTVSRKESVLLRLSEAASARGRLLAAVARSLGLEGDGVKLSDVIGRLDGAERTELEGLQSSLLALTAGAAEINEVNKLTVKGCLENVNKTLQLLGGLAGPGTYGRTGAVGEIAVKGTRLSEGA
- the flgM gene encoding flagellar biosynthesis anti-sigma factor FlgM, with the protein product MERVKPRRDGMKIGGRKPGVGSSSYVGSVSKKGAEPPAAPKQAARGDSVDISRRAKDVRNIKTMLEGVPDIRIEKVRAIKTEVQSGTYKVDAGKVAEKMIGRAIKDSILDKS